The following coding sequences lie in one Methylosinus sp. PW1 genomic window:
- the moxG gene encoding cytochrome c(L), periplasmic — translation MKSSKKKACVLIGGAFASLIALSAIAQNAGITFRNTITGEVLNFDDALPEGKDTPGVKKFLQTGVNPYNEDVSCLKQGEQLFLSACSGCHGHLGEGKIGPGLNDSYWTYPQNATDEGFFSTIFGGAQASMGPQYANLQLDEMLKVMAWVRHLYKDPVAGATWLTPEQRAKYKPYPGHETFPDDPPGQCKTSAK, via the coding sequence ATGAAATCGAGCAAGAAAAAGGCCTGTGTCCTGATCGGCGGCGCCTTCGCCAGCCTGATCGCCCTGTCGGCGATCGCGCAGAATGCGGGCATCACCTTTCGCAACACGATCACCGGCGAGGTGCTGAACTTCGACGACGCGCTTCCCGAGGGCAAGGATACGCCCGGCGTGAAGAAATTCCTGCAGACGGGCGTCAATCCCTACAATGAGGATGTGAGCTGTCTGAAGCAGGGCGAGCAGCTCTTTCTCTCCGCTTGTTCTGGCTGTCACGGCCATTTGGGCGAAGGCAAGATCGGACCCGGCCTCAACGATTCCTATTGGACCTATCCGCAGAACGCGACCGACGAAGGATTTTTCTCGACGATCTTCGGCGGCGCTCAGGCGTCCATGGGGCCGCAATACGCCAATCTTCAGCTCGACGAAATGCTGAAGGTCATGGCCTGGGTCCGCCATCTCTATAAGGATCCCGTTGCCGGAGCGACCTGGCTGACGCCGGAGCAGCGCGCGAAATACAAGCCCTATCCTGGACACGAGACATTCCCCGATGATCCGCCCGGTCAGTGCAAGACCTCGGCAAAATGA
- a CDS encoding methanol dehydrogenase [cytochrome c] subunit, with the protein MNAAAIGAASAYDGTKCKAPGDCWEPKPGFPEKVAGSKYDPKHDPKELAKNQSAIAAMEERNKKRAEHFKKTGAFVYDVTKIP; encoded by the coding sequence ATGAATGCGGCTGCGATCGGCGCAGCCTCGGCCTATGACGGCACCAAATGCAAGGCGCCCGGCGATTGCTGGGAGCCTAAGCCCGGCTTTCCTGAAAAGGTCGCGGGCTCGAAATACGATCCCAAGCATGATCCCAAAGAGCTCGCCAAGAACCAGTCCGCGATAGCGGCCATGGAAGAGCGCAACAAGAAGCGCGCCGAGCACTTCAAGAAGACGGGCGCGTTCGTCTACGACGTCACCAAGATTCCGTAA
- a CDS encoding MoxR family ATPase → MTDTAETDAVLADWRAKAQEFETRVARVVLGQNRVIRLVTIAIFARGHVLLEGDVGVGKTTLLRAVARALGGAFSRIEGTVDLMPSDLLYHTYLADDGRPRVEPGPVLRHAEDLSIFFFNEINRARPQVHSLLLRLMAERSVTAFDREYSFPALQVFADRNLVEREETFELPAAARDRFLMEISMKTPADAGARRALIFDPRFHDVDRLLDEIGKPVFDYRALGSVAELIQNRVHASETLEAYVAALWDALLDPHAAGVALPNVEMRGLVRGGASPRGLAFLVRAARVRAWLEGRDALTPEDIREIFLETMAHRIFVDPIYAMRGDDIVRDLCRAAFATVPAP, encoded by the coding sequence GTGACAGACACCGCCGAAACCGACGCCGTCTTGGCCGATTGGCGCGCCAAGGCGCAGGAATTCGAGACACGCGTCGCGCGTGTCGTGCTCGGCCAGAATCGCGTCATTCGCTTGGTGACGATCGCCATTTTCGCGCGCGGCCATGTGCTGCTGGAAGGCGACGTCGGCGTCGGCAAGACGACGCTTCTGCGCGCCGTCGCGCGCGCGCTCGGCGGCGCCTTCTCGCGCATAGAGGGCACGGTCGATCTCATGCCGAGCGACCTCCTCTATCACACCTATCTCGCCGACGACGGCCGCCCACGCGTCGAGCCCGGCCCGGTGCTGCGCCATGCGGAAGATCTCTCCATCTTCTTCTTCAACGAGATCAATCGCGCGCGCCCGCAGGTGCATTCGCTGCTGCTGCGGCTGATGGCGGAGCGCAGCGTCACCGCTTTCGATCGCGAATATTCCTTTCCGGCGCTGCAAGTCTTCGCCGATCGCAATCTCGTCGAGCGGGAGGAGACATTCGAGCTGCCCGCGGCCGCGCGCGACCGCTTTCTCATGGAGATATCCATGAAGACGCCCGCCGACGCCGGCGCCCGCCGCGCGCTGATCTTCGATCCGCGCTTTCACGACGTCGATCGCCTGCTCGACGAGATCGGCAAGCCCGTCTTCGACTATCGCGCGCTCGGCTCTGTCGCCGAGCTCATCCAGAATCGCGTCCACGCCAGCGAGACGCTCGAGGCCTATGTGGCCGCGCTCTGGGATGCGCTGCTCGATCCGCACGCCGCGGGCGTCGCTCTGCCGAATGTCGAAATGCGCGGCCTGGTGCGCGGCGGCGCGAGCCCGCGGGGCCTCGCCTTTCTCGTGCGCGCGGCGCGCGTGCGCGCCTGGCTCGAAGGTCGCGACGCGCTCACGCCGGAGGACATTCGCGAAATCTTCCTCGAGACGATGGCGCATCGCATCTTCGTCGATCCGATCTATGCGATGCGCGGCGACGATATCGTTCGCGATCTGTGCCGCGCCGCTTTCGCGACGGTCCCGGCGCCGTGA
- a CDS encoding DUF58 domain-containing protein: protein MKRFDIAYRPRGRVSNGSIGAHGGVDVGGIGVFRDHARFIQFPDARRIDIRATMRDPTGETHVRRFEQRNSIDVYALVDLSASMGFHGAARRLDLVADLCTALAFSATRIGDRFGLVACDETLRNDLLLPATRARGAAVAAAERLRIAEPRGASAKALTQAAGLIAGRRKLVLLISDFHWPRDFATRLFGLLAQHDLAPILVADSTEDLELPHFGLVELDDLESGARRLVFMRPSLRRRWLAREAERRDALRRLALAHGRPPFVMTDSFDADAMSRHLLGL, encoded by the coding sequence ATGAAGCGCTTCGACATCGCCTATCGACCGCGCGGCCGCGTCTCCAACGGCTCGATCGGCGCGCATGGCGGCGTCGATGTCGGCGGCATAGGCGTGTTTCGCGATCATGCGCGCTTCATTCAATTTCCCGACGCCCGACGCATCGACATTCGCGCGACCATGCGCGACCCGACCGGCGAAACGCATGTGCGTCGTTTCGAGCAGCGCAATTCCATCGACGTCTATGCGCTCGTCGATCTTTCCGCCTCCATGGGCTTTCACGGCGCCGCGCGCCGTCTCGATCTCGTCGCCGATCTCTGCACGGCGCTCGCCTTCTCGGCGACGCGCATCGGCGATCGCTTCGGCCTCGTCGCCTGCGACGAGACATTGCGCAATGATCTTCTGCTGCCGGCGACGCGCGCGCGCGGCGCCGCGGTCGCGGCTGCCGAGCGCTTGCGCATTGCGGAGCCGCGCGGCGCCTCGGCGAAGGCGCTGACGCAAGCCGCCGGCCTCATCGCCGGGCGTCGCAAGCTCGTCCTGCTGATCTCCGATTTCCACTGGCCGCGCGACTTTGCGACGCGTCTTTTCGGCCTGCTGGCGCAGCATGATCTTGCGCCCATTCTCGTCGCGGATTCGACGGAAGACCTCGAGCTTCCACACTTCGGCCTCGTCGAGCTCGACGATCTCGAGAGCGGCGCGCGGCGGCTCGTCTTCATGCGCCCGAGCCTGCGTCGCCGCTGGCTCGCACGCGAGGCCGAGCGGCGCGATGCGCTGCGTCGTCTCGCGCTCGCGCATGGGCGCCCGCCTTTCGTCATGACAGACTCTTTCGACGCCGACGCGATGTCGCGTCATCTGCTCGGTCTGTGA
- the moxJ gene encoding methanol oxidation system protein MoxJ produces MSRITSPRLVASGLALALLTGAAGALAQATKPSAAASASKADTLRICASEAQSPLSLKDGSGLENRIAVALAEAMGRKVEFVWSSKPAIYLVRDYLDKNQCDVVIGLDTGDPRVATSKPYFRTGYVFVTKAENNLDIKSWSDPRIKSFNHIAVPFGSPAEVMLKEIGEYENDMAYLYSLVNFRSPRNQYTQIDPARMIGEVASGNAELASAFAPDVARFVKSSPTPLRMTLIDDDSKRSDGQKIGQHYDQSVGVRLSDKELLAQVNAGLDRAKPKIDQILTAEGVPLLPIVNPVAAH; encoded by the coding sequence ATGTCGCGTATCACCTCTCCGCGTCTCGTCGCCTCTGGACTCGCTCTGGCGCTGCTGACCGGCGCCGCCGGCGCTCTCGCGCAAGCGACGAAGCCATCGGCCGCCGCTTCTGCGAGCAAGGCCGACACATTGCGCATCTGCGCTTCGGAGGCGCAGTCGCCGCTCTCCCTCAAGGACGGCTCCGGCCTCGAGAACCGCATCGCCGTCGCGCTCGCCGAGGCGATGGGCCGCAAGGTGGAATTCGTCTGGTCGTCGAAGCCGGCGATTTATCTCGTGAGGGATTATCTCGACAAGAACCAGTGCGACGTCGTCATTGGACTGGACACGGGCGATCCGCGCGTCGCGACGAGCAAGCCCTATTTCCGCACCGGCTATGTGTTCGTGACCAAGGCCGAGAATAATCTCGACATCAAATCCTGGTCCGATCCGCGCATCAAATCCTTCAACCACATCGCCGTGCCATTCGGCTCTCCGGCCGAGGTGATGCTGAAGGAGATCGGCGAATATGAGAACGACATGGCCTATCTCTATTCGCTGGTGAATTTCCGTTCGCCGCGCAACCAATATACGCAGATCGACCCCGCGCGCATGATCGGCGAGGTGGCGAGCGGCAACGCCGAGCTGGCGTCCGCCTTTGCGCCCGACGTGGCGCGCTTCGTCAAATCCTCACCGACGCCTCTGCGCATGACGCTGATCGACGACGATTCCAAGCGCAGCGACGGACAGAAGATCGGGCAGCACTATGACCAATCGGTCGGCGTGCGCCTTTCGGACAAGGAACTGCTCGCGCAAGTGAATGCGGGCCTCGATCGCGCCAAGCCGAAGATCGACCAAATCCTCACGGCGGAAGGCGTTCCGCTTCTGCCTATCGTCAATCCGGTCGCAGCGCACTGA